The Desulfoscipio gibsoniae DSM 7213 genome contains a region encoding:
- a CDS encoding phenylacetate--CoA ligase family protein encodes MQSLDTYWNPALETLPVEKLRELQLVKFKRILKWGYERSKLYRRLYEAAGLMPEDIKTWDDIKKVPIIDKGSYREAQYKEPWPYGDSLCIPLEDVTVYHQTSGTTGQPVFQPDTWQDWEWQAEIWSHYLWAMGFRNTDRVFIPFGYNVFIAYWAGHYAAEKVGCEVVSGAMLNTEERIMKMKDLRATAFMATPTYVLGMADGCRKLGMDPRDLHIKKILCAGEPGGSVPTTKRRMEEAWGCPVYDHVGATEMGSWGYECTFKPGGLHVNEGFFLVELLDLETGEPIEEPNKLGRIVITAFDRMAQPCIRCDSKDVAMWSDKNCECGRTYRVLKGGIQGRTDHISKVKGVLFSPVAVEEVVRSMPQLGDEYELIVKKEGDIDKIILKYELNPGFEGQEKEVEAELARNLRVKTNLGYVYESHPYGSLPRYLVKAKRYKDLRKEL; translated from the coding sequence ATGCAAAGTTTAGACACTTACTGGAACCCAGCCTTGGAAACCCTGCCGGTAGAAAAGTTGAGGGAGTTGCAGTTGGTAAAGTTCAAAAGGATATTAAAGTGGGGATATGAGAGGTCCAAACTTTACCGTCGACTTTATGAAGCAGCTGGATTAATGCCTGAAGATATTAAAACATGGGACGATATCAAGAAAGTACCAATTATTGATAAAGGAAGTTACCGCGAAGCCCAATATAAAGAGCCGTGGCCTTATGGCGATTCCCTGTGCATACCTTTAGAAGATGTCACAGTTTACCACCAGACCAGTGGCACCACCGGTCAGCCGGTATTTCAGCCTGATACCTGGCAGGACTGGGAGTGGCAGGCTGAGATTTGGAGTCATTACTTGTGGGCGATGGGTTTCAGAAATACCGACAGAGTTTTTATTCCATTCGGTTACAACGTATTTATTGCCTACTGGGCCGGTCACTATGCCGCCGAAAAAGTCGGCTGTGAGGTTGTCTCGGGGGCCATGCTTAACACCGAAGAAAGAATTATGAAGATGAAGGACCTGAGGGCCACTGCCTTTATGGCTACGCCTACTTATGTTCTTGGAATGGCGGACGGTTGTCGAAAACTGGGCATGGATCCGAGGGATTTGCATATCAAGAAAATCCTATGCGCAGGCGAGCCGGGTGGAAGTGTTCCAACTACCAAAAGAAGGATGGAAGAAGCCTGGGGTTGTCCCGTATACGACCATGTCGGTGCAACTGAGATGGGTTCGTGGGGATATGAGTGTACATTTAAGCCGGGTGGTTTGCATGTGAACGAAGGATTTTTCCTGGTTGAACTCTTGGATTTGGAAACCGGTGAACCTATTGAAGAGCCTAATAAGCTTGGCAGAATCGTCATTACCGCTTTTGACCGAATGGCCCAGCCGTGTATCCGCTGCGATAGTAAAGATGTAGCCATGTGGAGTGATAAAAATTGTGAGTGCGGTCGTACATACCGCGTATTAAAAGGCGGAATCCAGGGACGTACAGACCATATCTCAAAAGTTAAAGGCGTTTTATTCAGTCCCGTTGCGGTAGAAGAAGTTGTGCGCAGTATGCCTCAATTAGGTGACGAGTATGAATTAATTGTCAAAAAGGAAGGCGACATAGATAAGATTATCTTAAAATATGAATTAAATCCTGGTTTTGAGGGTCAAGAAAAAGAAGTGGAAGCCGAATTGGCCAGAAATTTAAGAGTGAAGACTAACCTGGGCTATGTTTATGAAAGTCATCCATATGGGTCACTTCCTAGGTATCTAGTAAAGGCCAAGCGTTATAAAGATCTCAGAAAAGAATTATAA
- a CDS encoding pyridoxamine 5'-phosphate oxidase family protein, which translates to MEELKNQIIDFISRHSTLTLGTVSPEHRPQAADLFYVNDGLELFFLSKSEARHCVNIATNPLVAATIHDESREWRQIKGVQVEGRAFKVEETGRKARVMALYIKKFPFVQSFFAAPRLAKLMAEIKVYRILPETICYIDNSSGYFNRQTLKLPY; encoded by the coding sequence GTGGAGGAACTTAAAAATCAAATCATCGATTTTATTAGCAGACACAGCACCCTGACACTGGGGACAGTATCTCCGGAACACCGACCCCAGGCTGCCGACCTGTTTTACGTTAACGACGGTTTAGAATTATTTTTTCTTTCCAAGTCTGAAGCCAGGCATTGTGTCAATATTGCGACAAATCCGCTAGTTGCGGCAACCATACACGATGAAAGTCGTGAGTGGCGGCAAATTAAGGGTGTTCAAGTTGAAGGTAGAGCTTTCAAGGTTGAAGAAACTGGCCGGAAGGCTAGGGTTATGGCACTGTATATAAAAAAATTTCCGTTTGTGCAATCTTTTTTTGCCGCGCCGCGGCTTGCCAAGTTAATGGCCGAAATAAAGGTATACCGGATATTACCTGAAACTATATGTTACATTGATAATTCTTCCGGATATTTTAATCGACAAACTTTAAAATTACCTTATTAA
- a CDS encoding XylR N-terminal domain-containing protein has product MIKINDLHLEKMLSLQPEAGKNYLKNMRVLILNAEAIGVLRKDLISSLDTEKAKGLLIRYGFAIGYRDAVNTLQDFSPKGKIDSYQLSVLFHTFVGMARVSPIEMYSNEDENNWCCEGIWHDSYEAEHHVKHFGPATEPVCWTLVGYASGSMSALLGERVIIKEVSCSAKGDPHCRYIGKTLAAWGDEILPELQYYKDINKDKALDQALVRMRAQNDILKQSMAIHKQLNRLVLDGKDMSVIAATLGSMIGGTVIVEDLFFRPVAYFTPTTLVANNFPTHMSCSAKDIFSNPRHRDLSTTLIQEKRQVQLLVETSRNPFSRLISPIVIGQDVLGFVSTIKTFENFTELDRLTLDHAASIFAIKMMQTRAVAEVETRLSGNLVKDLIAGNFNTEMDIIERSNYLGYNISQPHSVMIINLENLTSVIEHLKRDQTKIIRFKERICDAVNKALNNCNRQGIVADDSNNNIIVFISLGANTASSKIIEVAKSIRERFNQQFPQINISIGIGRICHALRDFPLSYQEAQRALKVMKGLNQSNTVISFDSLGTYGLLFHAADQKDLLAFMKEQLGKLLEYDVKYQTELVETLNLYFSYDGNIKKAAIAAAVTPSGFRYRLRKICEVGNFDFKDPNKRFDLQMALKVWCITTKGSNHEPNI; this is encoded by the coding sequence ATGATCAAGATTAATGACTTGCATCTTGAAAAAATGCTTAGCCTACAGCCCGAGGCAGGGAAAAACTACCTTAAAAACATGCGGGTACTAATTCTTAATGCCGAGGCGATTGGAGTTCTGCGCAAGGACCTCATTAGCTCTTTGGATACAGAAAAAGCAAAGGGGTTGTTGATTCGCTACGGTTTTGCCATCGGTTATCGCGATGCTGTAAACACTCTGCAAGATTTCTCTCCAAAAGGTAAAATTGACAGCTACCAACTGAGCGTACTTTTTCATACATTTGTGGGTATGGCCCGTGTCTCCCCGATAGAGATGTACTCTAATGAAGACGAAAACAATTGGTGTTGCGAAGGTATCTGGCATGATTCTTACGAAGCCGAACATCATGTGAAGCATTTCGGCCCCGCAACAGAACCGGTATGCTGGACGCTGGTGGGTTATGCCAGTGGTAGTATGTCGGCTCTATTGGGTGAACGGGTAATTATTAAAGAAGTATCTTGCTCAGCCAAAGGTGACCCGCACTGCAGGTATATCGGCAAGACATTGGCTGCGTGGGGTGATGAAATACTTCCTGAGTTGCAATACTACAAGGATATTAACAAAGATAAAGCATTAGATCAGGCCCTTGTCAGGATGCGTGCCCAAAATGATATATTAAAACAATCGATGGCCATCCATAAACAGCTAAACAGACTGGTGTTAGATGGAAAGGATATGTCAGTCATAGCCGCAACTTTAGGTAGCATGATTGGAGGAACGGTGATTGTTGAGGACCTGTTTTTTAGGCCAGTTGCTTATTTTACACCCACAACGTTGGTGGCAAATAACTTTCCAACGCATATGTCTTGTTCAGCAAAAGATATTTTTAGTAATCCGCGCCATCGCGACCTCTCCACCACGCTAATCCAGGAAAAAAGACAGGTCCAGCTTTTGGTCGAAACTTCCAGGAATCCTTTTTCCAGACTTATTTCCCCGATCGTAATCGGTCAGGATGTTCTGGGTTTTGTTAGTACTATTAAAACTTTTGAAAATTTTACTGAGTTGGATCGGTTAACTTTAGACCATGCGGCTTCAATTTTTGCTATAAAGATGATGCAGACCCGGGCTGTGGCAGAGGTGGAAACCCGTCTTAGTGGTAATCTTGTTAAGGATTTAATTGCGGGTAATTTTAACACTGAAATGGATATTATAGAAAGGTCAAATTACCTTGGTTATAATATCAGTCAGCCCCATAGTGTCATGATTATTAATTTAGAAAACTTGACGAGTGTGATTGAACACTTAAAACGTGATCAAACAAAAATTATTCGTTTTAAAGAGCGAATCTGTGATGCGGTTAACAAAGCGCTTAATAATTGTAATCGGCAAGGTATAGTTGCGGACGACAGTAATAATAACATTATCGTATTCATCTCATTAGGAGCAAATACAGCATCTTCTAAGATTATAGAAGTGGCTAAGAGTATCCGGGAACGTTTTAATCAGCAATTCCCGCAAATTAATATTTCGATTGGCATAGGCCGGATTTGCCATGCCCTTAGGGATTTTCCCCTGTCCTACCAGGAGGCTCAGCGGGCACTGAAAGTAATGAAGGGGCTAAATCAGAGCAATACTGTGATTTCATTTGACAGCTTGGGTACTTACGGCCTACTTTTTCATGCCGCTGATCAGAAAGACCTTCTTGCTTTTATGAAGGAACAGCTTGGTAAGTTGTTGGAATATGATGTCAAGTATCAAACCGAACTAGTTGAAACTCTTAATCTTTACTTTAGTTACGACGGTAATATTAAAAAGGCAGCCATTGCCGCGGCTGTTACACCAAGTGGGTTTAGATATCGCCTCAGGAAAATTTGTGAAGTAGGTAACTTTGATTTTAAAGATCCTAATAAAAGATTTGATTTACAAATGGCTTTAAAAGTTTGGTGCATTACAACAAAAGGTAGTAATCATGAGCCAAACATATAA
- a CDS encoding class I adenylate-forming enzyme family protein: MYNKKSYAQSEGFIPAGMTAGDYLDQAVALAPNKTAIIFNDRQITYLQLYNLVNQLAESLLNLGIRHGDRVALLLPDGPEFIIASQAILKIGAVKVPLHINFRELELKFALLHSKARAIIMTSNIENFSFVDLIARLRSQFPTLEHVIVKGRTKAEMIPLRQLLAGDDDAKNLVEKYIHDHPVEPDDIAAIVYTSGTTGIPKGIVHTHNTIHRLAYSSNYMREVGDNEVWLGMLPLSSACGVIYVEPCPIISRSTLVLSESYAPEIVLKSIQQCKVTSPVGMPLFFIKILEHPNFFDYDITSVRNIYFCGAVAAKEILVELQNKFKCTLTITYGASEYGHATMTKLTDPLEVIHKISGKPIYGGVEVKIVNNNRRIVSHGEVGEIFVRSFGSALRYWRDPDRTESSFDECGWVRVHDLGFMDEQGNITVVGRTDDIIVRGGASIYPDEIESLLYAHPKVAEASIVGYPDYELGEKTCAFIIPKAGVTKITLEDIVSFLKNKIVGYKIPDKIKIVPSFPVTTSGIVQKYKLRETLTREVNGNIYRVK, from the coding sequence ATGTATAATAAGAAAAGCTATGCACAGTCAGAGGGTTTTATACCGGCTGGTATGACTGCTGGCGATTATTTAGATCAGGCCGTAGCGTTGGCGCCAAATAAAACAGCTATAATTTTTAATGATCGCCAGATTACTTACCTGCAACTGTATAATTTAGTTAACCAGTTGGCTGAGTCATTATTGAATCTTGGCATTAGACATGGTGACCGAGTTGCCCTCCTTTTACCCGACGGCCCGGAATTTATTATTGCCAGTCAAGCTATCTTAAAAATTGGGGCAGTTAAAGTCCCCTTACATATAAATTTTAGAGAATTAGAGTTGAAATTCGCTTTGTTACATAGCAAAGCACGGGCAATTATCATGACTTCGAACATTGAAAACTTTTCTTTTGTTGATTTAATCGCCCGTCTACGTTCTCAGTTTCCCACATTGGAACATGTAATAGTTAAAGGTAGGACGAAAGCAGAAATGATTCCGCTGCGCCAGTTACTTGCAGGTGATGATGATGCAAAAAACTTGGTTGAAAAATATATCCATGATCACCCTGTGGAACCGGACGATATTGCGGCAATAGTTTATACCTCCGGGACTACCGGTATCCCTAAAGGGATAGTACATACACATAATACGATCCATCGCCTTGCTTATTCAAGTAATTATATGCGGGAGGTCGGGGATAACGAGGTGTGGTTGGGGATGTTGCCACTTTCTTCAGCCTGTGGGGTAATATATGTTGAACCCTGCCCGATTATAAGCAGGTCCACTTTAGTGCTTTCGGAAAGTTATGCACCAGAAATTGTATTAAAGTCAATTCAGCAGTGCAAAGTAACTTCCCCAGTGGGTATGCCTTTATTTTTTATAAAAATATTAGAACACCCAAATTTTTTTGATTATGATATTACTTCGGTGCGCAATATTTATTTTTGTGGGGCTGTTGCTGCTAAAGAGATACTGGTGGAACTGCAAAATAAATTCAAGTGCACACTTACTATAACTTATGGTGCTTCCGAATACGGCCATGCCACTATGACAAAGTTGACCGATCCCCTGGAAGTTATACATAAGATCTCCGGCAAGCCGATTTACGGTGGCGTTGAAGTAAAAATTGTTAATAATAATAGACGGATTGTTTCGCACGGGGAAGTAGGCGAAATCTTTGTCCGGAGTTTTGGTAGTGCTTTGCGGTATTGGAGGGATCCTGACAGGACGGAGAGTTCCTTTGATGAGTGCGGTTGGGTGCGCGTTCATGACCTGGGGTTTATGGATGAACAGGGAAATATAACTGTTGTTGGGCGAACTGATGATATTATTGTCCGGGGGGGTGCCAGTATTTACCCTGACGAAATAGAATCCTTGTTATACGCTCATCCTAAGGTAGCTGAAGCGAGCATTGTAGGATATCCCGATTATGAACTGGGCGAAAAAACATGTGCTTTTATTATCCCCAAAGCAGGCGTGACAAAGATAACACTGGAAGACATAGTATCTTTCCTAAAGAATAAAATAGTGGGATATAAGATTCCCGATAAGATTAAGATAGTACCATCTTTTCCTGTTACTACTAGTGGAATAGTGCAAAAGTATAAATTGCGTGAAACGTTAACCAGGGAAGTTAATGGAAATATATACCGGGTAAAATAA
- a CDS encoding sigma-54-dependent Fis family transcriptional regulator yields MKAKEIMVPVKVSLSPDSTVKNALVIFRKTRLTGIPVVNKDGLLIGIFTRFNLYDCLLQGANLDTSIEDYYLRDVIYFRENKTFNNLTELILWLRNVRIGQTPVVDLSGRPSGVINQAYAVNHLLDHIEILYEELSNIFQQVPCGIVATDELGTINLVSVFLNRIFPDVKVGGHINDFIPNLPFEKIINGVWAGPQRINCLSKDLIVNGLPIIHTGKTKGAILIIQDAAEIDSAKYYNQNELVPQVKMERYDELFKLNGTKYTIESIIGKSTVMADIKRRALQVATSSSTVLISGESGTGKELLAQAIHNASNRAKRSFIKVNCAAIPADIAEAELFGYEGGAFTGALRHGKPGKFELADGGTIFLDEIGDMPLSLQSKLLRVIQEKEVERIGGIKTKKVDVRILAATNRNLNNLVKEGKFRNDLYYRLKVLVITAPPLREHTEDIPLLLDYFISKFSKESGKKIKGVAEDVMKFLMNHRWPGNIRELENMVERAVIYCNNNIIELNDLEIYTKERKNKHELPHGLALSEVTKDAIMKALEITGGNKSRAAKILGISRAALYDKLKEIKNL; encoded by the coding sequence ATGAAGGCGAAGGAAATCATGGTTCCTGTTAAGGTATCGCTTAGTCCTGATAGTACTGTAAAAAATGCTTTAGTTATATTCCGTAAAACCAGGCTGACAGGAATTCCTGTAGTTAACAAGGATGGACTATTAATCGGAATATTTACCCGCTTCAACCTATATGATTGCCTTCTCCAAGGAGCAAACCTTGATACTAGTATAGAAGATTATTACCTGCGGGATGTTATTTATTTTCGCGAAAACAAAACCTTCAACAACCTTACCGAATTGATCCTTTGGTTGCGCAACGTCAGGATTGGCCAAACCCCTGTGGTAGATCTAAGCGGCAGGCCAAGCGGTGTTATCAACCAGGCTTATGCCGTTAATCACCTGCTTGATCACATTGAAATTCTATATGAGGAACTATCCAATATTTTCCAGCAAGTGCCATGTGGGATAGTGGCCACCGATGAGTTGGGGACAATAAATCTGGTCAGTGTTTTCCTAAACCGTATTTTCCCGGATGTCAAGGTTGGAGGACATATCAATGACTTTATTCCCAACCTGCCTTTTGAAAAGATTATCAACGGGGTATGGGCAGGTCCCCAAAGAATAAATTGTCTGTCTAAAGATTTAATTGTCAACGGACTTCCGATTATTCATACAGGTAAAACAAAAGGAGCAATTTTAATCATCCAGGATGCCGCAGAAATCGATTCAGCTAAATATTATAACCAAAATGAGCTGGTTCCCCAGGTTAAAATGGAACGCTATGATGAGCTATTTAAGTTAAACGGTACCAAATATACCATTGAGAGTATTATTGGTAAAAGCACGGTTATGGCAGACATAAAAAGGCGGGCCTTACAAGTTGCTACAAGTTCTTCTACGGTCCTTATATCGGGTGAAAGTGGAACTGGCAAAGAATTATTGGCCCAGGCTATTCATAACGCAAGTAACCGCGCTAAACGCTCTTTCATAAAGGTTAATTGTGCTGCGATACCAGCAGATATTGCTGAAGCTGAATTGTTCGGTTACGAAGGGGGAGCTTTTACAGGAGCCTTGAGACATGGAAAGCCCGGCAAGTTTGAGCTTGCCGATGGAGGTACTATTTTCCTGGATGAGATCGGTGACATGCCCTTATCGTTGCAAAGTAAATTGTTGCGTGTGATCCAAGAAAAAGAAGTGGAGCGGATAGGGGGAATCAAGACCAAGAAAGTTGATGTCCGTATTCTTGCTGCAACAAATAGGAATTTAAATAATCTAGTTAAAGAGGGAAAATTTAGAAATGACCTCTATTATAGATTAAAGGTTTTGGTAATTACGGCACCGCCCTTAAGGGAACATACTGAAGATATTCCCCTGCTGTTGGATTATTTTATTAGTAAATTTAGCAAAGAGTCCGGCAAAAAAATTAAAGGTGTAGCAGAAGATGTTATGAAATTCTTAATGAACCATCGCTGGCCAGGAAATATACGAGAACTGGAAAATATGGTTGAAAGGGCGGTAATTTACTGTAACAATAATATAATTGAATTAAATGATTTGGAAATTTATACAAAAGAACGGAAAAATAAGCATGAATTGCCTCATGGACTGGCTTTATCTGAAGTAACAAAAGATGCAATTATGAAAGCTCTTGAAATTACCGGGGGCAATAAGTCAAGGGCGGCAAAAATATTGGGTATAAGCAGGGCTGCTTTGTATGATAAATTAAAAGAGATAAAAAACCTTTAA
- a CDS encoding SLC13 family permease, whose protein sequence is MFKDTRVLGVAAFALIGLFIGIAKPFVGLPAQGHFIMATVIAALGFWIFRPGGLPFSAGCSLILAGGLIFGLKYDVVASGFVSSAVWVLIPALYFGFILQKTGLGKRIAYLVLKSFKPSWLSMAFSWFIIGIALSALTPSITVRIAIVMPIALSVVEACKQEYRSKGSAFIALLAWAMCLFPGTGWLTGSLSGPIILGFLPPELKPMATFEAWFQILALPWLLITVIFTVLVYFIMKPKEAIGIPRDTFEKEYADLGPIRREEIIAIIVLVGSLVMFSTERIHHIPTAATALAALFLLIMFKLITVPEISSGINWDVVMFFGVAISLQTIFVASQVSGWIEPILRPSLLSLASNPLIFLLVATFGIMLIRFIDVPWGFSTAALTITVLIPIYTQFGIHPLVSSMAYLIGINFVLLNYQQPFILISEGIMQNRGWAPVHVTLAGVAYIIAAVIALLVSMPYWRMIGVIQ, encoded by the coding sequence ATGTTTAAAGATACCAGGGTTCTTGGTGTCGCTGCATTCGCTTTAATAGGTTTATTTATTGGAATAGCCAAACCATTTGTTGGTTTACCGGCCCAGGGTCATTTTATCATGGCTACGGTAATCGCGGCTTTGGGCTTTTGGATTTTCCGCCCCGGTGGATTACCTTTTTCGGCAGGTTGTTCGCTGATACTTGCCGGTGGTCTTATCTTTGGTCTTAAATATGACGTTGTTGCTTCGGGATTTGTTAGTTCAGCGGTTTGGGTATTAATCCCCGCCCTTTATTTTGGTTTTATTTTACAAAAAACCGGTTTGGGAAAACGGATTGCCTATCTGGTATTAAAAAGTTTTAAGCCAAGCTGGCTGTCGATGGCTTTTAGCTGGTTTATTATCGGTATCGCTCTTTCGGCGCTAACGCCATCTATTACGGTAAGGATAGCTATTGTCATGCCAATTGCTTTAAGTGTTGTTGAGGCCTGTAAACAGGAATATAGATCTAAAGGTTCCGCCTTTATTGCTTTGTTGGCCTGGGCTATGTGTCTTTTCCCCGGTACCGGCTGGTTAACCGGTTCCTTGTCAGGACCAATTATACTGGGATTTTTGCCCCCGGAATTAAAACCCATGGCCACTTTTGAGGCCTGGTTCCAAATTTTGGCCCTGCCCTGGCTATTAATAACGGTAATCTTTACAGTTCTGGTTTACTTTATTATGAAACCCAAAGAGGCAATTGGTATTCCGCGCGATACTTTTGAGAAAGAATATGCCGATTTAGGGCCAATTAGGCGCGAAGAAATAATTGCTATTATAGTCCTTGTCGGCTCTCTGGTAATGTTCAGCACCGAGAGGATTCACCATATTCCCACAGCTGCCACAGCCCTAGCAGCATTATTTCTATTAATTATGTTTAAATTGATTACTGTACCTGAGATAAGTAGTGGCATAAATTGGGATGTGGTTATGTTCTTTGGAGTTGCTATCAGTCTTCAGACAATCTTTGTTGCCAGCCAGGTATCAGGTTGGATTGAGCCAATATTAAGGCCAAGTCTATTGTCTCTAGCGTCTAATCCTTTAATATTCTTACTGGTGGCTACTTTTGGTATCATGTTGATTCGCTTTATCGATGTTCCATGGGGATTTTCCACAGCTGCCCTCACTATTACTGTGCTTATCCCCATATATACTCAATTTGGTATTCATCCACTGGTTTCGTCCATGGCTTACCTGATTGGCATCAACTTCGTTTTATTAAATTATCAGCAGCCTTTTATATTGATATCGGAAGGAATAATGCAAAACAGGGGATGGGCCCCCGTTCATGTGACTCTGGCCGGTGTGGCATATATTATAGCGGCTGTAATTGCTTTGCTGGTGAGCATGCCATACTGGCGGATGATTGGTGTTATTCAATAA
- a CDS encoding benzoate-CoA ligase family protein has translation MELTNIPDEFNIASYLLDRHLIEGRGNKVAVYYEDRVFTYAEIAEMANRAGNALLGLGVEQENRVLICLPDSPEFLAVYFGTIKIGAVPVPVSTMALPKDYLYFLNDSRTKALITNSELAQQFVQVQNEFRYLRHFAVVGQPQPGQLSFDELISKASPELTAVSTSKDDMAFWLYSSGTTGTPKGVVHLHHDLLHFMPSHCREVVSMTEEDIILSVSKIFFSYGRNNSLDSTFLCGASVVLYPGRPEPEKFFDVIEKYRPTLFYGVPSAYWAMLNYLEKTGRKVDLSSVRLCVSAGEALPKVIFDKWKEIFGLEILDGPGSTDVGAIYMSNKPGQIKPGSSGKLLTGFEGQLLDEDKNEVPRGEIGTLWIKNDGTTACYWNKHDKTKQSIHGEWFNTGDQFYQDEDGYFWYAGRADDMIKPSGLWVSPLEVEGVMLEHPAVNEVGVVGEVNESGLEKAVAFVVYKEGYTPSQELENELREYVRGRIAHYKCPQKFYLVKELPRTATGKVQRYKLRQLLG, from the coding sequence ATGGAATTAACCAACATTCCGGATGAGTTTAATATCGCATCTTATCTACTAGATCGACATTTAATAGAGGGGCGTGGCAATAAAGTAGCTGTTTATTACGAAGATCGAGTATTTACCTATGCAGAAATTGCGGAAATGGCAAACAGAGCGGGAAATGCACTACTTGGTTTGGGAGTTGAGCAGGAAAACCGGGTTCTTATTTGCCTGCCTGATAGCCCGGAGTTTTTAGCTGTTTATTTTGGGACAATAAAAATTGGCGCGGTGCCGGTGCCGGTAAGTACTATGGCATTACCCAAGGATTATCTTTACTTTTTAAATGATAGCCGGACCAAAGCATTAATCACCAATTCGGAGCTAGCCCAACAATTTGTCCAGGTTCAAAATGAATTCAGGTACTTGCGGCATTTCGCCGTTGTTGGACAACCACAACCCGGTCAACTTAGCTTTGATGAATTAATTAGTAAAGCTTCCCCTGAATTGACTGCAGTATCTACATCAAAAGACGATATGGCCTTTTGGCTGTATAGTTCAGGAACCACGGGAACCCCGAAGGGTGTAGTGCACTTGCATCATGATCTTTTACACTTTATGCCCTCGCATTGTCGCGAAGTTGTGAGCATGACCGAAGAAGATATTATATTGTCTGTTTCCAAGATCTTTTTTTCCTATGGCCGGAACAATTCTCTGGATTCAACATTTCTTTGTGGGGCATCAGTTGTCCTTTATCCGGGAAGACCGGAACCGGAAAAATTTTTTGACGTCATTGAAAAATATCGTCCAACCTTATTTTACGGCGTGCCAAGCGCTTACTGGGCCATGCTTAACTATTTAGAAAAAACCGGACGTAAAGTGGATCTTTCTTCTGTAAGATTATGTGTATCAGCAGGTGAGGCTTTACCCAAGGTGATTTTTGATAAATGGAAGGAAATCTTTGGTCTGGAAATTTTGGATGGGCCAGGTTCAACGGATGTTGGTGCAATTTATATGTCCAATAAGCCGGGGCAAATAAAACCTGGTAGCAGTGGCAAGTTATTGACCGGCTTCGAGGGGCAGTTGCTTGATGAAGACAAGAATGAAGTACCCCGGGGTGAAATAGGAACATTATGGATAAAAAACGACGGGACTACAGCTTGCTATTGGAATAAGCATGATAAGACCAAACAAAGTATCCATGGGGAATGGTTTAATACAGGCGATCAATTTTACCAGGATGAAGATGGCTATTTTTGGTATGCCGGGCGAGCTGACGACATGATCAAGCCCAGTGGTTTATGGGTTTCTCCCTTGGAGGTAGAAGGTGTTATGTTGGAGCATCCGGCAGTTAATGAGGTGGGAGTAGTTGGAGAAGTAAATGAATCAGGTTTGGAGAAAGCGGTAGCTTTTGTCGTTTATAAAGAGGGCTATACGCCGTCGCAAGAACTTGAAAATGAACTGCGGGAATACGTAAGAGGTAGAATAGCTCATTACAAGTGTCCGCAAAAATTTTATTTAGTTAAAGAATTACCGCGTACAGCCACAGGTAAAGTTCAGCGTTATAAGCTGCGCCAGTTGCTGGGTTGA
- a CDS encoding uracil-DNA glycosylase, whose amino-acid sequence MKDKALLELYNRIVNCRCPCPGERTGAGLVRDRGNLGARIVFLGEAPGGEEIKQGMPFVGQAGRNLDEYLSLAGLGRSDVFITNAIKCRPTQNDGRSNRKPRACEIKHCAHWLDEELALLSPRVIVALGDVALKRLIGGSGRIGNCHGQPFELEKYIVFPMYHPAASIYRRALVEVIQADFKRLGVWLQEILN is encoded by the coding sequence ATGAAAGATAAAGCGCTGTTGGAATTGTATAATCGTATAGTCAACTGTCGGTGCCCGTGCCCCGGGGAAAGGACTGGGGCCGGGCTGGTCAGGGATCGCGGTAATCTCGGCGCTCGTATTGTTTTCTTGGGCGAAGCGCCGGGTGGTGAAGAAATTAAGCAAGGTATGCCCTTTGTCGGTCAGGCCGGGCGCAATTTGGACGAGTATCTGAGCCTGGCGGGTCTTGGACGCAGTGATGTGTTTATAACCAATGCTATAAAGTGCCGACCCACCCAAAATGACGGGCGGTCCAATCGCAAGCCCCGGGCCTGTGAAATAAAACACTGCGCTCACTGGCTGGATGAGGAGTTGGCATTACTGTCACCAAGGGTGATTGTTGCCCTGGGTGATGTGGCCTTGAAAAGATTGATCGGCGGCAGTGGGCGTATCGGCAACTGTCACGGCCAGCCCTTTGAATTGGAGAAATACATTGTTTTCCCCATGTATCACCCGGCGGCATCAATATATCGCCGGGCTTTGGTGGAGGTAATTCAGGCCGATTTTAAAAGACTGGGTGTTTGGCTGCAAGAAATACTCAATTAG